CAGCGGCGCGATCAGCGCGAAAGCGAGCGCCCCCCACAGCGTCAACACCAGGAGCGTCGCGGCCTCCACACGAAAGACGACCGCGAGCAACGCCAGGACGGCGATCAGCCCGACGAAACTGCCGATCACGGTTGCCATGAGATTGCGATCGGCCAAACGGGCGCCGATCAGATTGCCCATGGTGAGGCCGAGCCCGACTGCGAAAAGCGCGCCGGTCACGCCATGCGGCGAGAGACCAGTCTCCTTCTCGAGAAAGGGCGTGACATAGGTGAAGACGCTGAACAGACTGACGGACGACAGCGTCGAAATCAACATCGGCAACAGGACCGGCCAACGTCCAAGCGCCCGAAATTCCGAACCAAGACCGTTACGCGACCCGGACAGCCCGGACGGAATGGTGGCGAGAATCGCCACTCCCGCCACCAGGCCGATGCCGACAACCGCAAAGAAGGTCATGCGCCAGCCGGCCGCCTGGCCCAGAGCCGTGCCGAGCGGCACGCCCAACACATTGGCGAGCGTCAGCCCGGCAAACATCAGGGCGACCGCTTGCGTGCGCCGCTCACGCGGCACGAGATCGCGCGCCACGACGGCGCCAATGCCGAAGAAGGCACCATGGGCGAAGGCGGTCACCACCCGGGCGACAAGCAGCAAGAGATAGCTCGGCGCCAAGGCGCAGCCGAGATTGCCGATGAGAAAAATGCCGATCAAGCCGAGCAGCGCCGTCTTGCGCGGCAGCCGTGCCGTCGCCATCGCGACAAGGGGCGCGCCAACCACAACGCCCATCGCATAGCCGGAAACGAGATAGCCAGCCGTCGGCACGCTCACGGCAAAGCTGCGCGCCACTTCGGGCAAGAGCCCCATGATGATGAATTCGGTTGTACCGATTCCGAAGGAGGCAATGGCAAGAGCCAAAATCGGCAACGAGCTGGGAAGCCAAGTGGAACGTAAATGCCGCAAAGCTGTCTCCCGGTGTATTGCAGCGCAAGATGTGCACTGCAACATTTAGGGGAGCGCCTAGGGGAAGTACAACGCGATCATGCCGCGGAAAGATCACAAGAAAGCGATTGCGGTTAGGCTAACAATCGCGGCCAAATTTGGGGCGAAGCCCGCGGGCCGCGTAGCCCCGGCGGACAGCACGGCCCGGGAGGAGACTAAGAAACCAGCCGCCACGCCGAAGACAAGCGGATTGATTACGTCATCACATCCTTGGTCGCGCTCTCGCCACGTTTAGGTTGGCTGAGGACCTTTTGCAGCTCGGCGAACTGGGCTTCTTGCTCGGCGAGTAGCTCAAGCAATACCTTGCGTTCCCCATCGTCGATCGCACTGGATGCAAGTTGTCGAAAAATTTCTAGATTCTGCGCATTGACGAATCTATCCATACTGAATTTATCCATGTCTTCTCCCCATGGCACAGTTCCCGCTGAATGGGCCGATTTCCGGGGATCGGCGGAAAAAAGGTCACTAAAAAACACAACGACCTTCAGCGCCCCGCGGTTCCTTTTTTCGTTTCGCACCCCCCACGATGGAAGCGCGAAGGGCAATCGGAAACCGGTCGATAAATTCAGCGCTCCAACTATGGCCGAGTATTTTGACGCCGCCGTGATCAACGCGGGGCAAGCTGGACCGGCGCTCGTCCATTGGCTGCGGCGGGACCAAGAAAATCCTGGGCGCGGCCATTTTAGGGACGCGCGGCGACGAAGCCGTGCATTGCATCACCGCGATCATATATGCCGATGCGCCCTGCACGGTGCTGCAAGGGCGGTGCAGATTCATCCGACCGTCTTGGAATTGATCCCGACGATACTGGGGGAACTGAAGAAGGCGTGAGATTTGAAAACGGGCAGCGGCTCATCCGCGCGTTTTGGGCTTCCTCTTCCCTTTCGGCACCAGAGCGCTCTCCGTCACGCAACGCTGCAAATCCGCCAAATCCCGATGCAGTTGTTCGAGCGCGAAGCCAAGCGCGAAAACGCGCTCGACCTCCTGGGCCGAGAGCGTGCGCGTACACCCTTCCTGGCGCAGCGCGGCGAATTCCGTTGCATAGGCGATAAAGGCCGCATCGACGGAATCAAGCGGCGGCGGCGGCCGGCGTGCAAAAAGCGCCGCGCCGCTCTCGCGCAAATGATCGCCAGCGCGCTCGCCAAGGGACGTGAGCCGCGGCGCCAAACGCGCGAGAAATGGATCGGGAAGAGGCGCCACGGCGGCACGGCCGAGGATGACGAAATCATGCCGCAGCCGCAGCAGCGTTCGCGACAAAGGCCCATGATCCGGCTCCGGGCCGAGATGCGCCAAGCGCTCGCTCTTGACCTCGGCCAGGATTCCCTGAAAGCCGGCGACGGCGCCGCCTAGTCCATCCTGGATGCGACCAATCGCTTCAGCATTCAGCGCGCGCGTAAAGCCCGCCAAAAGCGCAGGTAGGACTTCCGCCAAACGATCTAGGATATGGGAGGCAGCGACAAGCGCCCGGGCATGCGCCTGCTCCGGCAAGACGAGGAGCGACACGAGAATCGCACTCGTTCCGCCAAGCATCACTTCGAGCACGCGATAAATCGCGGATTCGAACGGGCTCTGGCGAAACTCGTTCGAAATGAAGAGAACGAGCACCGCCGTAAAGGGTGCAACGCGAAATTTCGGATTGAGCGCCGCCACCAGAGCAAGCGGCGCGATACTGAGGACCAGAGCGCCGGTGAGCGCTGGCATCGTCGTATGCGGAACCAGCACGGTGACCGCGCTCGCATAGATTGCCCCGCCCAACGTCCCAACCACATATTCGGCGGTCGCCTGTAGCGATCCCCCGATGCTCATCTGGGTGACGACGATCGCCGTCAGCACGGCCCAGAGTCCATGCAGCGGAAAATGCCCGAATTGCGAAAGGCCGAAGGCCACCAGGCCAGCCAAAGTAAGCCGCAAGCAATAACGCAATTGCGGTTTATGATCGCGCAGATTAGCGCGGACGAAACTCCAAGCTTCGGCAAGTGTCATGCGGGAATTTCGCTAGAGTGATTATCGATCGGACAGGCTCATCCGATCGACAAGAAAACGCTCGAAATCAATAAGTTATAGCGCGTTCTCGAGCGCGATGGAGCATGCGAATCAAGCCCATGGGTAAGCATGATGAGTAAAGTCAAAAAACAAAACGAGCAATGGCGGGTGGCGCCTGAACCGCTGTCGGGCAGAAGTCAGGCTCGGCTCAGCCTGCTTGCCGCGCCGCTGCTCATGCCGGCAGATCGGGATCTTCATCGGGGGAGACGTGTTCACGAATGGCGAGGACGATGATCAAGAAGGGCACCGACAGAAAGGCTCCAATCGGCCCCCAGATCCAGCCCCAGAACGTCAAGCCGAGAAGAATAGCGAAGGGATTTAAAGTCAAACGTCCGCCGACGATCCTCGGTGTCAGGAGATTGCCCTCGATCGTCGTCAAAGTCACATAAAACAAGGGCGCCCAAAGCGCCTGCGCGAGCGTCGGCAAGCTCACGATTCCGGCAGCGAAAAGCGCCACGACCACGAATGCCGGGCCAATATAAGGAATATAATTGCAGGCGAAGGCGAGCATGCCGAAGAGAGCTGGATTGGCGAGGCCGAGTATCCAAGTGCCGATAAATGTAATGAGTCCGACAGCGGCATTTATGATGGTCACCGTCGCGAAATAGCGCGCCAGATTACCTTCGACATCATTGATGATCTTGAGCGCGCGCAAGCGATTGGCCCGCACCTCGAACAGCATCACGAGCTGCCGCCGCAACCCCTCGCGTCCGAGCAGATAGAAAAACAGCGTGGCAAAAAAGATCAGGAGTTCGGCAAGAGTCGGCGTGAGGAAGGCAGCCGCCCCTTGGAACACCGGCATGACGTCGAGCTTCATGTTGGAGGGATTGGAGCCCAAAGCCTTCTGCAACTCGTGGACGGCGGCGAGACCTCGTTCGAAAATCTGAAGCTTGTTGCGAAGAATTTCAGAAAATTCCGCAGCGTGCTTGACCCATCCGATAATCGATCTGGAGAGCAAGATCGCAGAGACCTGCAACATGACGAACATCACGATCACGACGACCGTGGCAAACAGCCAGGCTGGAACGCGATAATCAAAAAGCCGCTTTTCCAGCGGCCCCAAAACGGTTCCGATGATGATGGCCGACACGACAGGTACGAGGATGGCCGAAGTAAAATACAAAAACGCGCATGTTGCGATCAGAAAGGTCCCAATGATCGCAACCTGAGTGCTACGCCATAGACCCGAATCGTAAGCGCGCGACAGCAGGGCCGTGGCAGCTTCCGCCGACGGCCGCGACTTCTCCGGCAAGGATCGGTGGCGATCCACGGCCTCTCTCGATCATGAGAAAAAACGCTGTCGCATCATGATTACGACCTGCCTCCGACAATGCGCCGGTGAAGAAAAGGGTTCCACCAAAAGGCCGGGGCTGGCTTGCCGCATCAGGCATAGGATGGCTTTGGGAGCCGCGCCTTCGTGCATCGCGTCTATCTCTACAAAGAGATGACAGCAGGCGGTCTCAATAGCCCTCGTATTGCTGCACAGCCGTCTGAACAGCTTTCTTCTGCTCCGGCGTGAGCTTGTTCAAGACCGCGTCGAGCCAGGCATCCTTCTCGCCGGCAGCGCGCGCGATAAGATGCCATTTCATCGCTTCCACCAGATCCATTTTTACGCCGCGGCCGACAACGAGCAGACGCGCGATACGGTCTTGCGCGACCGGATTGTTGGCGGTGGCCGCTTTCAGAAAGAGACCCGCCGCCGCGACTTCGTTCTTATCGACGCCAATGCCGTTGAACAGCATGATCGCATATTCGACTTCGGCGGAAACATTGTTTTCCTTGGCCGCGCGGCCCATCCATAAGGCCGCCACGTTGTCGTCGCGCATGACGCCACGGCCGTTGCGATAGAGGATCGCCAGCGCATAGGCGGCGTCGGAAAAGCCCTGCCCCGCGGCGCGACCGAAATATTCGGCGGCCTTTCTGAAGTCCGGAACGCTGCCATTTTGCTCCAATTCCATCATGCCGAGATTATAGAGCGCGCCAGGATTATCTTTCGCCGCGGCCTTGCGGAAAAGCGCAGTGGCGCCAGCAATGTCCTTTTTGACTCCCTTGCCCTGCAATTTCGCGACGCCGAGCGAAAAAATCGCATCCGCGTCACCCTCGGCGGCCGCGGCGGCATACCAGCGTGCTGCTTCGGCATCATCTTGCCGCACCCCAAGTCCCTGATCATAGAGCTTGCCGATGAGCGTCATCGCGGCCGCATCATGCTTATTGGTGGCAAGCCGCTTCTCCGCCTCCTTGAGAGCGGTGTCGTAATAGCCCCGCTGATAGGCGCCGTAAGCGAGATCGACCTTGCTCTGGTCGATCGGATGAGCATCGGACATCACGGATTGCGCCTCGGGTGAGAGAGGCGTCGGCAGGGCGGGTCCACGCGGCAGGCTTTCGCTTACGGGATGCGGCACGCCTTGCGCCGGAACAGGTGCGGCGGCGGCGGGCGAAGGCGCTGTCTCAGTCGCAGGCGCGGGCGCAAGCGCAGGTGATGCCTTCCGAGGCTCAGGCGGTGCCTGGGCCATGCTCGGGAGGTTCCCCGCGACAAGTATCAGAAGACAAAGAATGCCACAGGCAAGCCGTCTCATGGGATCGGCTCGCGCGCCGCGGCCAGGGCCCGCATCGCGGCCTCGACAGCAGCCGCGGCACCCTCTGGATGCTGCCAGACGGCATCGCCGAGCGCGACGAAATCGGCCCCCGCTTGGGCAAACGGTCCGACATCGGCGACAGACGTCGCATAGCCGACACATGGCAGAGTAAAGATCTCCGCCCACCAAGCGATGCGTCCGCCGACGCTTACATCATCGTCCTGATCATCATCATCCACCGCGGGCTCCGAGCTTGCCTCCGGCGCCGCGTCAGGACTGCCGAACATCACATAATCGGCGCCCGATTCGCCCGCCAGCATTGCCTCGTGACGGGTCGCGACCTGGCCGACGCCGACGATTCTGTCGGGCTTCATCGCGGCAAGCGCCGCTTCCAACTCCGGCCCGGTTCCCAAAACATGTACGCCGTCGGCGTCGACACGCGCCGCAAGCACCGGATCGGCCACAAGAACGGCGGTCTCATGCTTATGTGCCAGCGGCGCGAGAGTCGCGACGATCTTTTTAATCTCGCTCGCCGCGAGCGCCTGCGTACGTATGAAAACGCAAGCAATGTCGCCAGCAGCAAGCGCCGCTTCGAAGACGGGCACAAAACCGGCCGCCTCGGCGAGCGGCGGCGTGATCAGATAAAGACGCGTCGTGGCCTCGGCCATGGGCAAATGCACTTTTGACAGGAGAAGGAGCAAGTATAGCGGCGCGCCACCAACTCCGGGTTAATTTGGCGAGATCGTCTCGATGCCTGCCCGACTTCGAGACGATAGAGCGTTTTCCGACCGGATGGAATCATCCGGTCGAAGAAGAAAACGCTCGGCCGAACTTGCCGAAGATTTGGGGCGAAAGCACGGTGGGTGGAAGATCAGGCCGCCGCCTCGAGCGGCGGCGTCCATTCGCCGAGGGCGGCAAGCCCATTCATTCGGGCCCGATGCGCAAAGGCCGCCTGCGCCATGGGCACGTTCTCGGGCTTGCCGGCCCAGGCCTTTTGCGCCGCCGCCTGCAAAGCGCGGCCATAGGAAAATGTCACCGCCCAGGGCAATGGACCCAAATGGTTGATCGCGTCGAGATGCGCTGTCGCCTCGACATCCGACTGGCCGCCAGAGAGAAAAGCGATGCCCGGCACGGCCGTCGGCACACAATTTTTGAGAACTTGGACGGTCGCCGCCGCGACCTCTTCCACGGCCGCCTGCCGCGGCGCCTTCTTGCCAGGCACCACCATATTCGGCTTCAGCACGATTCCTTCAAGAAAGACCCGCTGCGCGTAGAGCTCGTCGAAGACCGTCTTCAGCACGGCTTCCGTCACCTCATAACAACGCCGCAGCGAATGATCGCCATCCATCAAGACTTCCGGCTCGACGATCGGAACGATATCGGCCTCCTGGCAAAGCGCCGCATAGCGTGCCAGCGCATGCGCATTGGCCACAATGGCGGCATGCGTCGGAATGCCGTTACCGATATCGATCACGGCCCGCCATTTGGCGAAGCGGGCGCCGAGCCCATAATAGTCTTTGAGCCGGCCGGCCAGGCCGTCGAGCCCTTCGGTGATCGTCTCGCCGGGAAACCCCGGCAAAGGCTTGGCGCCGAGATCGACCTTGATGCCGGGGATGGCGCCCGTCGCCTCGATCAATCGAACGAGCGGCGTGCCGTCGGCGCCATTCTGGCGAAGCGTCTCGTCATAGAGAATGACCCCGGAGATATGATTGTCCATCGCCGGGCGGGTGCGAAACATGAACTCGCGATAGTCGCGCCGCGTCTCCGCTGTCGAGGCGATGCCGATCGCTTCGAAGCGCTTCTTGATTGTCCCGGTGCTCTCATCGGCCGCCAAAAGGCCCTTGCCCTTGCCGACCATGGCGCGCGCGATGCGTTCGAGTTGATCCCTGTTCACCGCCAGGCTCCCTGCTGATCCCTAATCCCTGCCGAGCATGAACATGCCCACATGCCGTAGCGCGCGGCCTCCGATCCCTAGAGCATGTTCCGGAAAAAACGCTTTAGGGGGGCGCGTTCGGATCATATGTGCCGAAAGTTGTCGCGCAAAGCCTCGACGCCGGGCAGGCGCTTGCCTTCGAGCCATTCGAGAAAGGCGCCGCCGGCCGTCGAAATATAGGTGAACTCCTTGGCCGCATCGGCCTTGTTCAGCGCGGCGATCGTGTCGCCGCCGCCGGCGATCGATTCGAGCTGGCCGGATTTGGTCATCCGCGCCGCCATTGCAGCAACTTCCACCGTTCCCGCGTCGAAAGGCGGAATTTCAAAGGCGCCGAAGGGGCCATTCCAGACGAGGGTGCGGGTCGATTCGAGCAGAGCCTCGACCTTTGCCACGGATTTCGGTCCGATATCGAGGATCATATCCTCGGGGCCGACATGGTCGACGTCGACAACGCGCGTCGGCGCATGCGCCTCGAACTTGGGCGCGACCACCACATCGACGGGCAGAACCACTTCGCAATTCTCGCCGGCGGCATCGGCCATGATCTTGCGGGCGATGTCGGCAAACTCCATCTCGCAAAGCGATTTGCCGATCGCCTTGCCCATGGCGGCAAGAAAAGTATTGGCCATGCCGCCACCGATGACGAGTCGATCGACGCGGCGCATCAGATTGCCGAGCAGTTCGAGCTTGGTCGAAACTTTGGCGCCGCCGACGATGGCCATCACCGGGCGCACCGGACTGGTGAGAAGATTGGTGAGGATTTCGAGTTCCACCTGCATGGAGCGGCCGGCGAAAGACGGCATCCTATGCGCGATCCCTTCGGTCGAGGCATGCGCGCGGTGCGATGTCGAAAAGGAGTCGTCGACATAGACGTCGCCGAGTTTCGCCAGCGCCGTCACGAAATCAGGATCATTCTTCTCTTCGCCCTTGTGGAAACGCGTATTTTCCAGGAGCAGATAATCGCCGTCGTGCAGCGCGGCGACAGCCGCTTCGGCCGCTTCGCCGATGCAATCGTCGACGAAAACGACCTTTTTGCCGAGCCGCTTTTCGAGTTCGGGGACAACCGGCCGCAAGGAAAATGCCTCGTCGCGGCCATTCTTCGGCCGGCCGAGATGCGACAGGATAATGACCTTGGCGCCCTTGCTGGCAATCTCGCGGAGATTGGGCAGGATGCGATCCATACGGGTCGCGTCGGCGACCTTCCCATTGTCCATCGGCACATTGAGGTCGACGCGGACGAGCACGCGCTTTCCAGCGAGTTGAGCATCGTCAAGAGTGGGAAAAGGAGCCAAAGGCGCAGATCTCGTCATGCCAGCTTCCCCATTACGACGGCGGTATCGGCCATCCGATTGGAGAACCCCCATTCATTGTCGTACCAGGAAACGACACGAACGAAAGTCCCGTCCATGACCCGCGTCTGATCCATGTGGAAAATCGACGAATGCGGGTCGTGATTGAAATCGATCGAGACGTTCTTCGCCTCGGTGAAAGCCAGAATCCCCTTTAATTGCTGCTCCGCCGCGCGCTTGATCGCGTCTTGGATCTCCTCGGGGGTCGTGGCGCGCTTGGCGACGAATTTGAAATCGACCACCGAAACATTCGGCGTCGGCACACGAATAGCGCAGCCATCGAGCCTGCCCTGCAATTCCGGCAGGACGAGGCCGACCGCCTTGGCCGCGCCGGTCGAGGTGGGGATCATCGAGAGCGCCGCCGCCCGACCGCGATAAAGATCCTTATGGACCGTGTCGAGGGTCGGCTGATCGCCGGTATAGGAATGGATCGTCGTCATGAAGCCGGTTTGGATGCCGATCGCCTCATGCAGGACCTTGGCGACCGGCGCCAGGCAATTGGTCGTGCAAGACGCATTCGAGACCACGAAATGATCTTGCGCCAGCTTCTCATGATTGACGCCGAAGACAACCGTCAGATCGGCGTGATCGGCCGGCGCCGAGACAAGCACGCGCCGGGCCCCCGCCTTCAGATGGGCGGAAGCCTTTTCCTTCGACGTGAAGATGCCGGTGCACTCGAGCGCAATGTCGACGCCGAGCGCCTTATGCGGCAACTCGGCCGGATCGCGCAAAGCCGTCACTTTGATGGGCCCAGTGCCGACGTCGATGGTATCGCCGGCGACTTTCACCTCGCAGGGGAAGCGGCCATGCACCGAATCGAAACGCAACAAATGCGCATTGGTCTCGACCGGCGCCAGATCATTGATGGCGACGACGCGAATGTCGTTGCGTCCCGATTCGACGATCGCGCGCAAGATATTGCGCCCTATGCGCCCGAATCCATTGATCGCGACATTCACCGCCATATCGTCCAGCTCCCCGCCTCAATATCCGCAGCCTCGCCAATGCGCTTCGACAGCGAGACTTTACCAAGTCCCATGCCTGCGGCGCAACGCTCACCCCTGCACCACTCTTCCCACTTCCAGTTCCTGGAAATGTTCTAACCTTACCGCCTAAGAGAAGCGGATCAGAACAATCCTTGGCACAGACGAGAAATGCTTGACCCGTCCGAACTCCAAAGCACTTCCAACCGCTGAACTCGAAAAGCCTCGGCTCCGCGCCGAGAAAGACCGCAGACAGGTCCGAAGCCCTAAGCAGCCGAGGAGCTTTGCGCGCGGAGAGCTTTGGCGCGGAGACGTTCGCGCTGCCGCGACCGGGCAATCTCCGAAACCGACCGCTTAACGCCTCACGGCCGCGTTCAGTTCATTTCGCACAAAGGTTCCCGTTGCTCTCAGCCGACGGCGCGACGTGCCTCAGTCTCCGCTTCCTATCGCGCCGGCTCGCCCCTTGCCACATGAAAGAAGCAGGCTTGCAAGCGTTCCTTTGGCAGCATTTGTCTTACATGAGATCAAATGATGCGCAAGACATCCACTCTCTATCCCATGCACTTCCATACACGGCCAAAATGTCGCGGCCGCAATTGCGAGATAAAATAATGGAACCTCAAGTGCAGCGCGACAGAAGAAACATGCCAGCATTTTCGTTGTGCGCTGCAATAAAACATTTTCGAGTTCGTATCTGCCAAACTTGCGCCGTTGGGCTTTGAGATTTGCATTATTTCGGCGATGATCTTCGCCGTCGTCTCAACCGAATTCCGCAAATAGCTGTTGTTTCTTTTTAATTTGCCTGCGCGCTGCGAGCCTG
The window above is part of the Methylovirgula sp. HY1 genome. Proteins encoded here:
- a CDS encoding MFS transporter; its protein translation is MGLLPEVARSFAVSVPTAGYLVSGYAMGVVVGAPLVAMATARLPRKTALLGLIGIFLIGNLGCALAPSYLLLLVARVVTAFAHGAFFGIGAVVARDLVPRERRTQAVALMFAGLTLANVLGVPLGTALGQAAGWRMTFFAVVGIGLVAGVAILATIPSGLSGSRNGLGSEFRALGRWPVLLPMLISTLSSVSLFSVFTYVTPFLEKETGLSPHGVTGALFAVGLGLTMGNLIGARLADRNLMATVIGSFVGLIAVLALLAVVFRVEAATLLVLTLWGALAFALIAPLQIWVLEAATDAPNLASTLNQGAFNLGNALGAWIGGVALISGAGYARLPLIGAAVAALGLVFALSALTKPDSMAMLPSGQASGQE
- a CDS encoding FUSC family protein, producing the protein MTLAEAWSFVRANLRDHKPQLRYCLRLTLAGLVAFGLSQFGHFPLHGLWAVLTAIVVTQMSIGGSLQATAEYVVGTLGGAIYASAVTVLVPHTTMPALTGALVLSIAPLALVAALNPKFRVAPFTAVLVLFISNEFRQSPFESAIYRVLEVMLGGTSAILVSLLVLPEQAHARALVAASHILDRLAEVLPALLAGFTRALNAEAIGRIQDGLGGAVAGFQGILAEVKSERLAHLGPEPDHGPLSRTLLRLRHDFVILGRAAVAPLPDPFLARLAPRLTSLGERAGDHLRESGAALFARRPPPPLDSVDAAFIAYATEFAALRQEGCTRTLSAQEVERVFALGFALEQLHRDLADLQRCVTESALVPKGKRKPKTRG
- a CDS encoding AI-2E family transporter encodes the protein MDRHRSLPEKSRPSAEAATALLSRAYDSGLWRSTQVAIIGTFLIATCAFLYFTSAILVPVVSAIIIGTVLGPLEKRLFDYRVPAWLFATVVVIVMFVMLQVSAILLSRSIIGWVKHAAEFSEILRNKLQIFERGLAAVHELQKALGSNPSNMKLDVMPVFQGAAAFLTPTLAELLIFFATLFFYLLGREGLRRQLVMLFEVRANRLRALKIINDVEGNLARYFATVTIINAAVGLITFIGTWILGLANPALFGMLAFACNYIPYIGPAFVVVALFAAGIVSLPTLAQALWAPLFYVTLTTIEGNLLTPRIVGGRLTLNPFAILLGLTFWGWIWGPIGAFLSVPFLIIVLAIREHVSPDEDPDLPA
- a CDS encoding tetratricopeptide repeat protein, whose amino-acid sequence is MPHPVSESLPRGPALPTPLSPEAQSVMSDAHPIDQSKVDLAYGAYQRGYYDTALKEAEKRLATNKHDAAAMTLIGKLYDQGLGVRQDDAEAARWYAAAAAEGDADAIFSLGVAKLQGKGVKKDIAGATALFRKAAAKDNPGALYNLGMMELEQNGSVPDFRKAAEYFGRAAGQGFSDAAYALAILYRNGRGVMRDDNVAALWMGRAAKENNVSAEVEYAIMLFNGIGVDKNEVAAAGLFLKAATANNPVAQDRIARLLVVGRGVKMDLVEAMKWHLIARAAGEKDAWLDAVLNKLTPEQKKAVQTAVQQYEGY
- a CDS encoding thiamine phosphate synthase; translated protein: MAEATTRLYLITPPLAEAAGFVPVFEAALAAGDIACVFIRTQALAASEIKKIVATLAPLAHKHETAVLVADPVLAARVDADGVHVLGTGPELEAALAAMKPDRIVGVGQVATRHEAMLAGESGADYVMFGSPDAAPEASSEPAVDDDDQDDDVSVGGRIAWWAEIFTLPCVGYATSVADVGPFAQAGADFVALGDAVWQHPEGAAAAVEAAMRALAAAREPIP
- a CDS encoding class I fructose-bisphosphate aldolase, with protein sequence MNRDQLERIARAMVGKGKGLLAADESTGTIKKRFEAIGIASTAETRRDYREFMFRTRPAMDNHISGVILYDETLRQNGADGTPLVRLIEATGAIPGIKVDLGAKPLPGFPGETITEGLDGLAGRLKDYYGLGARFAKWRAVIDIGNGIPTHAAIVANAHALARYAALCQEADIVPIVEPEVLMDGDHSLRRCYEVTEAVLKTVFDELYAQRVFLEGIVLKPNMVVPGKKAPRQAAVEEVAAATVQVLKNCVPTAVPGIAFLSGGQSDVEATAHLDAINHLGPLPWAVTFSYGRALQAAAQKAWAGKPENVPMAQAAFAHRARMNGLAALGEWTPPLEAAA
- the pgk gene encoding phosphoglycerate kinase, producing MTRSAPLAPFPTLDDAQLAGKRVLVRVDLNVPMDNGKVADATRMDRILPNLREIASKGAKVIILSHLGRPKNGRDEAFSLRPVVPELEKRLGKKVVFVDDCIGEAAEAAVAALHDGDYLLLENTRFHKGEEKNDPDFVTALAKLGDVYVDDSFSTSHRAHASTEGIAHRMPSFAGRSMQVELEILTNLLTSPVRPVMAIVGGAKVSTKLELLGNLMRRVDRLVIGGGMANTFLAAMGKAIGKSLCEMEFADIARKIMADAAGENCEVVLPVDVVVAPKFEAHAPTRVVDVDHVGPEDMILDIGPKSVAKVEALLESTRTLVWNGPFGAFEIPPFDAGTVEVAAMAARMTKSGQLESIAGGGDTIAALNKADAAKEFTYISTAGGAFLEWLEGKRLPGVEALRDNFRHI
- the gap gene encoding type I glyceraldehyde-3-phosphate dehydrogenase encodes the protein MAVNVAINGFGRIGRNILRAIVESGRNDIRVVAINDLAPVETNAHLLRFDSVHGRFPCEVKVAGDTIDVGTGPIKVTALRDPAELPHKALGVDIALECTGIFTSKEKASAHLKAGARRVLVSAPADHADLTVVFGVNHEKLAQDHFVVSNASCTTNCLAPVAKVLHEAIGIQTGFMTTIHSYTGDQPTLDTVHKDLYRGRAAALSMIPTSTGAAKAVGLVLPELQGRLDGCAIRVPTPNVSVVDFKFVAKRATTPEEIQDAIKRAAEQQLKGILAFTEAKNVSIDFNHDPHSSIFHMDQTRVMDGTFVRVVSWYDNEWGFSNRMADTAVVMGKLA